The following are encoded together in the Bradyrhizobium genosp. L genome:
- the leuS gene encoding leucine--tRNA ligase, giving the protein MTAERYNARESEPRWQAAWDKKAIFASKNDDKRPKYYVLEMFPYPSGRIHIGHVRNYTLGDVLARFMRAKGFNVLHPMGWDAFGLPAENAAIERKVAPKAWTYDNIAAMKKQLKSIGLSLDWSREFATCDPSYYKHQQKMFLDMLAAGLAEREKRKLNWDPVDMTVLANEQVIDGRGWRSGAVVEQREMSQWVFKITKYAQELLDALDGLDRWPDKVRLMQRNWIGRSEGLLIRFALDPATTPAGENELKIFTTRPDTLFGAKFMAISADHPLAQAASAKNPKLAEFIADIKKIGTAQEIIDTAEKQGFDTGIKAIHPFDPSWKLPVYVANFVLMEYGTGAIFGCPGHDQRDLDFVNKYALGVTPVVCPEGQDPKSFVITDVAYDGDGRMINSRFLDGMTIDAAKEEVAKRLEGELRGNAPVAERQVNFRLRDWGISRQRYWGCPIPVIHCPKCDVVPVPDDQLPVVLPEDVSFDRPGNALDHHPTWKHVSCPQCGAKAVRETDTMDTFVDSSWYFARFTDPWNATAPTTPAIANRMMPVDQYIGGVEHAILHLLYSRFFTRAMQATGHIDMKEPFAGMFTQGMVVHETYQKADGTWVTPAEVKVEVGGNGRRAVLMATGEEIEIGPIEKMSKSKKNTVDPDDIIASYGADVARWFMLSDSPPDRDVIWSDERVQGAARFVQRLWRLVNESAEIAKSAPAARPASFGPEALALRKAAHGALDKVSSGIERLHFNVCLAHIREFANALAEVLAKDQKPAPDLAWAVKEAAVILVQLFSPMMPHLAEECWTVLGQDGLVSEADWPQIERDLLVEDSVTLVVQVNGKKRGDVTVPRIAQNADIEAAVLALDTVKLALGGKPVRKVIVVPMRIVNVVG; this is encoded by the coding sequence ATGACCGCCGAACGCTACAACGCCCGTGAATCCGAGCCCCGCTGGCAAGCCGCCTGGGACAAGAAGGCGATCTTCGCCTCCAAGAACGACGACAAGCGGCCGAAATACTACGTGCTCGAGATGTTCCCGTATCCGTCGGGACGCATCCATATCGGGCATGTCCGCAACTATACGCTGGGCGACGTGCTGGCGCGCTTCATGCGCGCCAAGGGGTTCAACGTGCTGCACCCGATGGGCTGGGACGCATTCGGCCTGCCGGCGGAGAATGCCGCGATCGAGCGCAAGGTGGCGCCGAAGGCCTGGACCTACGACAACATCGCCGCGATGAAGAAGCAGCTCAAGTCGATCGGGCTGTCGCTGGACTGGTCACGCGAATTCGCGACCTGCGACCCCAGCTACTACAAGCATCAGCAGAAGATGTTTTTGGACATGCTCGCCGCCGGCCTCGCCGAGCGCGAGAAGCGCAAGCTGAACTGGGATCCGGTCGACATGACCGTGCTCGCCAACGAGCAGGTGATCGACGGCCGCGGCTGGCGATCGGGTGCTGTGGTCGAACAGCGCGAGATGAGCCAGTGGGTCTTCAAGATCACGAAGTACGCGCAGGAATTGCTGGACGCGCTCGACGGGCTGGACCGCTGGCCCGACAAGGTGCGGCTGATGCAGCGCAACTGGATCGGCCGCTCGGAGGGCCTGCTGATCCGCTTCGCGCTGGATCCCGCAACCACGCCGGCCGGCGAGAACGAACTGAAGATCTTCACGACGCGGCCGGACACGCTATTCGGCGCCAAATTCATGGCGATCTCGGCCGATCATCCGCTGGCGCAGGCAGCTAGCGCAAAGAACCCGAAGCTTGCCGAGTTCATCGCCGACATCAAGAAGATCGGCACCGCGCAGGAAATCATCGACACCGCCGAGAAGCAGGGTTTTGACACCGGCATCAAGGCGATCCATCCGTTCGACCCGAGCTGGAAGCTGCCGGTTTACGTCGCGAACTTCGTGCTGATGGAATACGGCACCGGCGCGATCTTCGGCTGCCCGGGCCACGACCAGCGCGACCTCGACTTCGTCAACAAATACGCGCTCGGCGTCACGCCGGTGGTCTGCCCCGAGGGCCAGGATCCGAAGAGCTTCGTCATCACCGATGTCGCCTATGACGGCGACGGCCGCATGATCAATTCGCGCTTCCTCGACGGCATGACGATCGACGCGGCCAAGGAAGAGGTCGCAAAGCGCCTGGAGGGTGAGCTGCGCGGCAATGCGCCGGTCGCCGAGCGGCAGGTCAATTTCCGCCTGCGCGACTGGGGCATCTCGCGCCAGCGCTATTGGGGCTGCCCGATCCCGGTGATCCATTGTCCGAAGTGCGACGTGGTGCCGGTGCCCGACGACCAATTGCCGGTGGTGCTGCCGGAGGACGTCAGCTTCGACAGGCCAGGCAACGCGCTCGACCATCACCCGACCTGGAAGCACGTCAGCTGCCCGCAATGCGGGGCCAAGGCAGTGCGCGAAACCGACACGATGGACACCTTTGTGGACTCGTCCTGGTACTTCGCGCGCTTCACCGATCCCTGGAACGCGACCGCGCCGACGACGCCCGCGATCGCCAACCGGATGATGCCGGTCGATCAGTATATCGGCGGCGTCGAGCACGCGATCCTGCATCTGCTCTACAGCCGCTTCTTCACCCGCGCGATGCAGGCCACCGGCCATATCGACATGAAGGAGCCGTTTGCCGGCATGTTCACCCAGGGCATGGTGGTACACGAGACCTATCAGAAGGCTGACGGCACCTGGGTGACGCCGGCCGAGGTCAAGGTCGAGGTCGGCGGCAACGGCCGCCGCGCGGTGCTGATGGCGACCGGCGAGGAGATCGAGATCGGCCCGATCGAGAAGATGTCGAAGTCGAAGAAGAACACCGTCGACCCCGACGACATCATCGCGAGCTACGGCGCCGACGTCGCGCGCTGGTTCATGCTGTCGGACTCGCCGCCCGACCGCGACGTGATCTGGAGCGACGAACGGGTGCAGGGTGCCGCGCGCTTCGTGCAGCGGCTGTGGCGGCTGGTGAATGAATCAGCCGAAATCGCCAAGTCCGCTCCGGCGGCCCGGCCGGCCAGCTTCGGACCGGAGGCTTTGGCCCTGCGCAAGGCCGCCCACGGCGCGCTGGACAAGGTGTCGTCCGGGATCGAGCGGCTGCATTTCAACGTGTGTCTGGCCCATATCCGCGAGTTCGCCAATGCGCTGGCCGAGGTGCTGGCCAAGGATCAGAAGCCTGCGCCGGATCTGGCCTGGGCGGTCAAGGAAGCCGCGGTCATCCTCGTTCAACTGTTTTCGCCGATGATGCCGCATCTGGCCGAGGAGTGCTGGACCGTCCTGGGCCAAGACGGGCTGGTTTCGGAGGCCGATTGGCCCCAAATCGAACGCGATTTGCTGGTCGAAGACAGCGTGACCCTGGTGGTCCAGGTCAACGGTAAAAAGCGGGGTGATGTTACTGTGCCACGCATCGCCCAAAATGCGGATATAGAGGCTGCCGTTTTGGCGCTCGATACGGTAAAACTCGCTTTGGGCGGCAAGCCCGTCCGCAAGGTGATCGTGGTGCCCATGAGGATCGTCAATGTTGTCGGCTAG
- a CDS encoding 2-keto-4-pentenoate hydratase produces MLDANQISAASQELNDHWRAGTKLGALDAAIRPRDRAEGYAVQAALEKTSREKLFGWKIAATSAAGQKHINVAGPLAGRILAETVIADGGTAPMHGNEMRVGEPEFCFRMARDLPPRTSAYSVNEVLDAVATLHPAIEIPDSRFAEFTAAGEAQLIADNACAHLFVLGPATSADWRAIDLVEERPVITLRGERYIGHGKNVLGDPRVALAWCANELRELGITLRAGEVVTTGTCHPPLPIAAGDAFAADFGAIGKVSVRFA; encoded by the coding sequence ATGCTCGATGCCAACCAGATTTCCGCCGCCTCGCAAGAGCTCAATGATCACTGGCGCGCCGGCACCAAGCTCGGCGCGCTCGATGCAGCGATCCGGCCGCGCGACCGCGCCGAGGGCTACGCCGTACAGGCGGCGCTGGAAAAGACCTCACGGGAAAAACTGTTCGGCTGGAAGATCGCCGCAACCAGCGCTGCCGGCCAGAAGCACATCAACGTCGCAGGTCCCTTGGCCGGACGCATCCTCGCCGAGACCGTGATCGCCGACGGCGGCACGGCGCCCATGCATGGCAACGAGATGCGCGTCGGCGAGCCGGAATTCTGCTTCCGCATGGCGCGCGACTTGCCGCCGCGCACCTCCGCCTACAGCGTAAACGAAGTGCTCGACGCCGTCGCCACGCTGCATCCGGCGATCGAAATTCCGGACTCGCGCTTCGCCGAATTCACCGCCGCCGGCGAGGCGCAGCTGATCGCCGACAACGCCTGCGCGCATCTGTTCGTGCTCGGACCCGCAACGTCCGCCGACTGGCGAGCGATCGATCTGGTCGAGGAGCGCCCTGTCATCACGCTGCGCGGCGAGCGCTATATCGGTCACGGCAAGAACGTGCTCGGCGATCCCCGTGTCGCGCTCGCCTGGTGCGCCAACGAATTGCGCGAACTCGGCATCACGCTGCGGGCAGGGGAGGTCGTCACGACAGGCACCTGCCACCCGCCACTGCCGATTGCTGCGGGTGATGCCTTCGCCGCGGATTTCGGCGCGATCGGAAAAGTGTCGGTGCGGTTCGCGTAA
- a CDS encoding sensor domain-containing diguanylate cyclase, with product MSGVTFNRNRVKLKKLLGIRARLALLALMLVAPLMLDRVRTLEDSRAKQIAQAAEGYANLTSRAAETQREVVSSVETMLKSAAYIRASGGIARSCEVLRASLPTILPWIRSIMFVSRDGLVQCSTLNLQVGLDIGDRDYFKKAQETRGFVFSDYLRGKTNGRPMMMAAYPLAAINPELDAVVVAGINIDWLSQIMANLGGQPGMSAVLVDSTGVVIAAPSDHASLIGRSLDTIPLMSAIAEKALSYDEPSGSVSFTASDGAQRTLSFAKIAGTQSRLIVSMDEAKVTAAINREIRTAFLQLGFVCLFVLLGALVGAERLVIHPIELMTGMARRFGEGDWAARVAKNKLPAEFVPLARAFNAMAAQLSQRERELMASNDRLTVMASIDALSGLANRRGFQSRLDFEWMRALQYDCALSLLMIDVDHFKLYNDTYGHPEGDACLSKIGATLAGIAADGMGFAGRYGGEEFCLLLPNTDTAHALAIGETVRTAILGLAVPHCTSSHNIVTVSVGVATTKPNDTQRPGDLIEAADAALYAAKHRGRNAVVEHGFVKMMDEAGMALAS from the coding sequence ATGTCGGGTGTGACTTTCAATCGCAATCGGGTCAAACTCAAGAAGCTTCTGGGCATTCGTGCCCGGCTGGCGTTGCTTGCCCTGATGCTGGTCGCGCCCTTGATGCTCGACCGCGTCCGCACGCTGGAGGATTCCCGCGCCAAGCAGATCGCGCAGGCCGCGGAGGGCTATGCCAATCTGACCAGCCGCGCCGCCGAGACCCAGCGCGAGGTGGTGTCCTCGGTCGAGACCATGCTGAAATCGGCGGCCTATATCCGCGCCTCCGGCGGCATTGCACGGAGCTGCGAGGTGCTGCGCGCCAGTCTGCCGACCATCCTGCCCTGGATCCGCAGCATCATGTTCGTCTCCCGGGACGGGCTGGTGCAGTGCTCCACTCTCAATCTCCAGGTTGGCTTGGATATCGGCGACCGCGACTATTTCAAGAAGGCGCAGGAGACGCGCGGCTTCGTGTTCAGCGACTATCTGCGCGGCAAGACCAATGGCCGGCCGATGATGATGGCCGCCTATCCGCTGGCCGCGATCAATCCGGAGCTGGATGCCGTCGTCGTCGCCGGCATCAACATCGACTGGCTGTCGCAGATCATGGCCAATCTCGGTGGCCAACCCGGCATGTCGGCGGTGCTGGTCGACAGTACCGGCGTGGTGATCGCCGCACCATCGGACCATGCCAGCCTGATCGGCCGCTCGCTCGACACCATTCCCCTGATGTCGGCGATTGCGGAGAAGGCGCTGAGCTATGACGAACCGTCCGGCTCGGTGTCGTTCACCGCCTCCGACGGCGCACAGCGCACGCTGAGCTTCGCGAAGATCGCCGGCACCCAGTCGCGGCTGATCGTGAGCATGGATGAAGCCAAGGTGACGGCCGCGATCAACCGCGAGATCCGCACCGCCTTCCTGCAGCTCGGCTTCGTCTGCCTGTTCGTCCTGCTGGGTGCCCTGGTCGGCGCCGAGCGGCTGGTGATCCATCCGATCGAGCTGATGACCGGCATGGCGCGGCGGTTCGGCGAGGGCGACTGGGCCGCGCGCGTCGCCAAGAACAAGCTGCCCGCCGAATTCGTGCCGCTGGCGCGCGCCTTCAACGCGATGGCCGCCCAGCTCAGCCAGCGCGAGCGCGAGCTGATGGCGTCCAACGATCGCCTCACCGTGATGGCGTCGATCGACGCGCTGTCGGGGCTTGCCAACCGCCGCGGCTTCCAGAGCCGGCTCGACTTCGAATGGATGCGCGCCTTGCAATATGACTGCGCGCTGTCGCTGCTGATGATCGATGTCGATCATTTCAAGCTCTACAACGACACCTATGGCCACCCCGAAGGCGACGCCTGCCTCAGCAAGATCGGCGCGACGCTGGCCGGAATCGCCGCCGACGGCATGGGCTTCGCCGGCCGCTATGGCGGCGAGGAATTCTGCCTGCTGCTGCCGAACACCGATACCGCCCACGCGCTTGCGATCGGCGAGACGGTGCGCACCGCCATCCTCGGCCTCGCCGTGCCGCATTGCACGTCGAGCCACAACATCGTCACCGTCAGCGTCGGCGTCGCCACCACAAAGCCGAACGACACCCAGCGCCCCGGCGATCTGATCGAAGCCGCCGACGCCGCCCTCTATGCCGCAAAGCATCGCGGGAGGAATGCCGTGGTCGAACATGGCTTCGTGAAAATGATGGACGAAGCCGGCATGGCGCTGGCGAGCTGA
- a CDS encoding YggS family pyridoxal phosphate-dependent enzyme, giving the protein MTKSQTAPLSADSPSGLAAVTQEIARACKEARRDPASVTLIAVSKTFAADAISPIIAAGQRVFGENRVQEAKAKWPELTQATPGLLLHLIGPLQSNKAKEAVALFDAIHSVDRTSICEALAKEIKSQGKQPELFVQINTGEEPQKAGVAPQDADSFIAACRDKYGLTISGLMCIPPVDDAPAPHFALCAKIAARNGLRNLSMGMSADFAVAIAMGATHVRVGSAIFGTRPKVHI; this is encoded by the coding sequence ATGACGAAAAGCCAAACCGCGCCGTTATCGGCTGATTCACCAAGCGGCCTCGCCGCCGTGACACAGGAGATCGCGCGCGCCTGCAAGGAAGCGCGGCGCGATCCCGCCTCGGTGACGCTGATCGCGGTGTCGAAGACCTTCGCTGCCGACGCGATTTCGCCCATTATTGCCGCCGGACAGCGCGTATTCGGCGAAAATCGCGTGCAGGAGGCCAAGGCTAAGTGGCCGGAATTGACCCAGGCTACGCCGGGACTGCTGCTGCATCTGATCGGGCCGCTGCAGTCGAACAAGGCCAAGGAGGCGGTCGCGCTGTTCGATGCGATCCATTCCGTCGATCGCACCAGCATTTGCGAAGCGTTAGCCAAGGAAATCAAATCTCAGGGCAAGCAGCCGGAACTGTTCGTCCAGATCAATACCGGCGAGGAGCCGCAGAAGGCCGGCGTTGCGCCGCAGGACGCAGATAGCTTCATCGCCGCGTGCCGCGACAAGTATGGTCTGACGATTTCAGGCTTGATGTGCATCCCGCCGGTCGACGATGCGCCGGCCCCGCATTTCGCGCTCTGCGCCAAGATCGCCGCGCGCAACGGGCTGCGGAATTTGTCGATGGGGATGAGCGCGGATTTCGCGGTCGCGATCGCGATGGGCGCGACGCATGTGCGGGTCGGCTCGGCGATTTTTGGGACGCGGCCGAAGGTGCATATTTAA